The Pseudomonas fluorescens genome segment GATGTGCTGTCCGGAAATCACCAACAGGTGCACGGTGCCGGTGTCCTGCAGGATCTGCCAGTCCTCGCGACCGAGTCCCGAGCCGTCACCCAGCACCAACGCCGTCAGCGCTGCGCCCCGCCCCTGAGTGTCCACTTCCAGCAGGCGCTGTCGGATGCCGTCCCGCCAGGCCCACTGCGCCGCCGCCAGCCGGTTGCCGTCCTTCACCGTGCCGGTGGCGCCGATGCGTTGCGCCAACAGCCAGGCTTCGTAATCGAAGGCATCGGGATTGAGCAGCCCGCCGGGACGCTTGAGTTTCACGGCCAGCCTCCAGCGCTCGCCACTGTTGACCGGTGGCCCGGCGTACCAGGCCAGGCGCATCAGCGATGGCAGTTTCCCGTGACGCGAACGGGCATCGGCCAGTTCAAACCGCACGACCCCGTCGCCGCTCTGCGGCAGGCCGACCACCCGCCCCTCCACCCAGCGCGTTTCACCATCCAGCTCCAGCGGCAGCCGATCATCCAGCGCCCACTGCGCACCGATGCACGACCAGACGAAGCCGAACAGCAAAAATGCCAGCGGATAGCTGCGAAACGGCAACAGCATCAGTGCCACCACCGGCAGCAACAGCACCCATCCGACCGGCGGCAACGCCGGCAAAAAAACCGGGGCCAGCAGACCGACTGCCAGCGCCATCATCCCTGTGCGCATATGCCCGTCCTTGAGAGTCCCCTCTTCAGGCATAGCCCCTGTGGAGCGCAGGCGTCGTCAACAATTGTCACAAAGTCTGAATGGGCGGTTCGTAGAATCCAGACATACTTGCCGCCTTAACCGACCGAGAAGCCTTATGCCCCGGCGCTTATTCAAACGTTACATGCCCGACCCGACGAGCATCAGGGAACATAAATCCTTACGCTTTCTCGGCACGTTGCTGCATGACCCGAACCTCTGGCACCTCAACCGACATTCCGTGGCCCGTGCCATGGCCGTTGGCCTGTTCGCCGCGTTCCTGCCGATTCCGGCGCAAATGCTGGTGGCCGCCGTCCTCGCGATCATGGTGCGCGGCAACATGCCGATTGCCGTCAGCCTGGTTTGGCTGACCAATCCGATCACCATGCCGGCGGTGTTCTTCTGTACGTATCAGGCCGGGGCCTGGCTGATGGATGTCCCCGCCCGCACGCTCCCCGACGAGTTGACCTGGGAATGGATCAGCGGCGAACTCTCGACACTGTGGCAACCGTTCCTGCTCGGCTCGGTGGTGGTCGGGCTGGTGCTGGGCGCCCTCGCCTATTGCCTGGTGATGATGTACTGGCGCTGGTGGGTGGCCCGGCAATGGGCGCGACGAAAGAAAAGTCGCCGGTCCTGAATGCAAAACGGCCTCCGTGCAGGAGGCCGTTTTTGTTGCAGCACTGATCGAATCAGGTACGCATGCCGCGCCCGCTCACCAGCAGCCGCGCGCAACCGAAATACAGCACCACGGTTGCCACCAGCATGAAGGTGATCGCGATACCGATGCGGATATCCGACACGCCCAGGATGCCGTAACGGAAGGCGTTGACCATATGCAGCACCGGGTTGGCCAGCGACACGGTCTGCCAGAACGGCGGCAGCAAGGTGATCGAGTAGAACACACCACCGAGGTAGGTCAGCGGGGTCAGCACAAACGTCGGGATAATCGAAATGTCATCGAAGTTGCGCGCAAACACGGCGTTGATGAAACCCAGCAGCGAGAAGATCGTGGCCGTCAGCACCACCACCAGCACGGTGACACCCAGGTGATGCACCTGCAGGCTGGTGAAAAACAGCGACAGGATCGTCACGATGACGCCCACCATCAGGCCGCGCAGCACGCCGCCGAGGGTGTAGCCGATCAGGATCGTGTGCGGCGATACCGGCGACACCATCAGTTCTTCGATGGAACGCTGGAACTTGCTGCCGAAGAAACTCGACACCACGTTGCCGTAGGAGTTGGTGATCACCGACATCATGATCAGCCCCGGCACGATGTATTCCATGTAGGAGAAACCACCCATGCCGCCGATCTGTTTGCCGATCAGGTTACCGAAGATCACGAAGTACAGAACCATGGTGATCGCCGGCGGCAGCAGGGTCTGCGGCCAGATCCGCGTGAAGCGCCGGACCTCGCGGTAAACGATGGTGTTGAGGGCGACGAGGTTGGGGCGCAGTTCGGAACTCATACCGCCACCTTCGACAGATTTTTCTCCACCAGGGACACGAACAACTCCTCGAGGCGATTGGTTTTATTGCGCAGGCTCAGCACTTCGATGTTCTGCAGGGCCAGTTGGCCGAACAACGCAGTGATGCCCATGGACTTGTCGACCTGGACTTCCAGGGTATGCGCATCCACCAAACGGGACGGATAACCGACCAGTTGCGGCGCAACCGCCAGATCGTTCTTGAGGTCGAGCAGGAAGGTCTCCACATGCAGTTGCCCGAGCAACTGACGCATGCTGGTGTTCTCGACGATGGTGCCGTGGTCGATGATGCCGATGTTGCGGCACAGTTGTTCAGCCTCTTCCAGATAGTGCGTGGTGAGGATGATGGTGATGCCTTTCTGATTCAGTTCGGTGAGGAACGTCCACATCGAACGGCGCAGCTCGATATCCACCCCGGCCGTCGGTTCGTCGAGGATCAGCAGGCGCGGTTCATGCACCAGTGCCCGGGCAATCATCAAGCGGCGTTTCATGCCGCCGGACAACGAACGCGAAGGCACATCGCGCTTGTCCCACAGGCCGAGCTGGGTCAGGTACTGCTCGGCGCGTTCCTTGGCGATTTTCGCCGGAATGCCGTAGTACCCGGCCTGGGTCACGACGATGTCGAAGGTTTTTTCGAACTGGTTGAAGTTGAATTCCTGGGGGACCACGCCGATCGAGCGCTTGAGCGCTGCGGGGTTCTTGTCCAGATCGTGGCCGAAAATATTCACCGTGCCACTGGTCTTGTTCACCAGGGTCGAAAGAATGCCGATGGTCGTGGATTTGCCGGCGCCGTTGGGGCCGAGCAACGCGAAGAAGTCACCTTCGGCGACGTCCAGATCGATACCACTCAAGGCCTGGAACCCGTTGCCGTAGGTTTTGGTTAGCTGCCGGATGGACAGAGCGGAACTCATATCGGATTACGCACCAAGAAGAGAAAAAGGACTGAATGACGGCGGGCGGCGAGGGAGACAACCGCGGCGCACAAGCGCAATGGTGCTTGCCGCCGCCGCACAAGTACAGTCAAGTGTGTCGATAGTAGGTATTAAGTCAACGCGGTCATGACGGCTTTGCGATACGCCGGACGCTGCTTCAGTCGCGCGTACCAGGCCTCCAGATGCGGCATCGGCGCACGCTCGATCGGCATCTCGAACCAGGCATAAATGAAACTGCCGAGGGGAATGTCGCCCATGCCGATTTCACTGCCGGACAGGTACGGCTGGTTTTTCAGGGCCTGATCGGCCATCGCCAGCAAGCCTTCACATTCCTTGATCGCGGCATGAATCGCCGGCCAGTCCTGCTTGTCCGCCGGCGTGCGCAAAACGCCCCAGAACACCGTGCGAAATGGCCCGGCGAAACTGGACGTGGTCCAGTCCATCCATTTGTCAGCGGTGGCGCGGGTCTGTGGATCCGTCGGATACCACGCAGTGTCGGCCGCATGTTTTGCCAGCAGGTAACGCACGATGGCATTCGATTCCCACAACACGAAACCATCGTCCTGAATCACCGGCACCCGCCCGTTCGGGTTCATCGCCCGGTACTCCGGCGTGTCGACCACACCAAACGCGCCACCGGCATCGATGGCCTCGTAGGCCAGCCCGAGCTCTTCGGCAGCCCACAACGGCTTTCTGACATTCGACGAATTCTTGCGACCCCAGATCTTCAGCATGACCGCCTCTTTTCCATTGAGTGGGCGAGCAGCATACGCCGGATCAGCGGCTGCCGACATTACCGCGCATGTCACTGGACAGTGGCGTCTGCTGATCGTTGAACAGGTGCGGATAGCATTTGTGCAGATGTTCGAAAAAAAAGGATTCCGGTACATCGGCGAACTGGCCGTGGTCGACCAGGTACTCCATCAGCAGCGCGCCATCGCTGTTGTACGGATGGAAAACGCTGTCGTTCATACCGTCGAATTCCAGCGGCGCAACGTTGAACATTTCGCAGAGCTTCTGGTTGAACGCGGGTGTGGCTTTCACCCAGCGCTCATTGAGAAACAGTTCGGTATAACCATGCATGGCGAACACTTCGCTTCTCAGCAGTTCAAGCAGACGCGGCGTCGACAGATGATTTTTCACATCCGCCAGACCAATGCGTGCGGGGATCCCGCAATGACGCGCACAACCGGCGAGCAACGTGGCCTTGGGCACGCAATAACTTTCACCCGCCGCCAGCGCGTAGCTGCCGCGCAAGGTCTGCGGGTCGCGGCTGAAGGTGTACATGTTGTAACGCACCGCCTCGCGCACGGCGTAATAAAGACTGATCGCCTGCGCCAGCGGATCGCGACTGGTACCACGGTGCTGTTCTGCGAACTCCACCACCGAGGGGTGGTCACTATCGATGAAGCGGCCGGGACTCAGATATTCGCGCATGACGACATTCTCCTGGGTGAACCCGGAGTCTAGCGAGAGGATCAGCACAGAGATAACGACGTTTCGGCCAAACATGGACGCAAAGCCGCGGAGTCAGCGAACGATTTCCCACGGGTGTTGCCCACCGAAACTACAAAAGCCGTCCAAGGTTTCCCACGAACTCAATCACCTTGCTCTGACCACCCTGATTTGCAGATGCCGTCTAAGCTCTGGAGGGTCGTTCGCCCTGGTTCACGGAGGATTAAATATGCTGTTGTTGTGGATACTGGTTCTGATCGTCGGCGTGGCGTATCTGGCCCACCGACGCATCGCCCCGCTGCCTGCACTGGGCATCGTTGCCGCTTACCTGTTAGCGATGGGGATTTTCAGCCACGCACCGGGCTGGTTGCTGCTGATCTTCTGGGTCGTGCTGGCCCTCGTGGCCGCCCCGCTGCTCTTACCTGACCTGCGCCGCAAACACTTCACCGCGCCGCTGTTCAGTTGGTTCCAGAAAACCCTGCCACCGATGTCGCAGACCGAACGCGACGCGATCGACGCCGGCACGGTGTGGTGGGACGGCGAACTGTTCAGCGGCCGTCCGGACTGGGACAAGCTGCTGTCCTATCCCAAGGCGCAGTTGAGCGACGAGGAACAGGCGTTCATCGACGGCCCGACCGAAGAGCTCTGCGCGATGGTTACCGACTGGCAGATCGGCCAATCGATGGACCTTCCACCCGAAGCGTGGACTCACATCAAGGAACACGGTTTCTTCGCCCTGATCATTCCCAAGGAGTTCGGCGGCAAGGGATTCTCTGCCTACGCCCACTCCCAGGTGGCGATGAAACTGGCGACCCGCAGCGGCGACCTCGCCTCCACCGTGATGGTGCCCAACTCCCTCGGCCCGGCCGAACTGCTGCTGCATTACGGCACCGACGAACAACGTAATCATTACCTGCCGCGACTGGCCCGGGGCGACGATATTCCGTGCTTCGCGCTGACCGGTCCACTCGCCGGCTCCGATGCCGGCGCCATGCCTGACACCGGGATCATCTGCAAAGGCCAGTGGGAAGGCCAGGAAACCCTCGGCCTGCGCCTGAACTGGGAAAAACGCTACATCACCCTCGGCCCGGTCGCGACCTTGCTTGGCCTCGCCTTCAAGGCCTATGACCCGGATCACTTGCTTGGCGACAAGGAAGACCTGGGCATCAGCCTGGCATTGATTCCGACCGATACTCCCGGCGTGGAAATCGGTCGTCGCCACTTGCCGCTGGGTGCGGCGTTCATGAACGGCCCAAATTCCGGCAAGGACGTGTTCATCCCGCTGGATTTCCTCATCGGCGGCCAGGACATGCTCGGCAAAGGCTGGATGATGCTGATGAACTGCCTGTCGGTCGGGCGTTCGATCTCGCTGCCGGCGGTGGGCACCGGCGCGGCCAAGTTCACCAGTCTGGTGACCGGGCAGTACGCGCAGATTCGTGAGCAATTCAACGTTCCACTGTCCGCGTTCGAAGGCATTCAGGAAGCCATGGCGCGCATCGGTGGCAACGCCTGGATGATGGACGCCGCAAGGATGCTGACCGCCAACGCAGTGGATCTGGGCGAGAAGCCTTCGGTGCTGTCGGCAATCCTCAAGTACCACCTCACCGAACGCGGTCGCGAGTGCATCAGCCACGCCATGGATGTGCACGGTGGCAAGGCGATCATCATGGGTCCGAACAACTACCTGGGTCGCAGCTGGAACGGCGCACCGATCTTCATCACGGTGGAGGGCGCGAACATTCTTTCGCGCAACCTGATGATCTTCGGCCAGGGCGCGATCCGCTGCCATCCGTTCGTGCTCAAGGAAATGGCCCTCGCCGGGCGTGAAGACAAGGATCAGGCACTCAAGGAGTTCGACGGCCTGCTGCTCAAGCACATCGGATTTGCCGTGAGCAACGCTGCCAGCACGCTGGTATTGAACCTTGGTTTCGGCCACTTCGAACACGCACCGGGAGACAAGCTCAGCCAGGGTTATTTCCGCGCGCTCAACCGTCAGGCTGCCGCGTTTGCCATGCTCGCCGACCTGAGCATGATGCTGCTGGGTGGCGAGCTGAAGCGCCGCGAACGGCTGTCGGCCCGTCTGGGCGATGTGCTGAGCAACCTGTATCTCGCCTCCGCAGCGCTCAAGCGTTATCACGACCTTGATTCCCCGGCGTACATGGAACCGCTGTTCACCTGGGCCATGGAAGAAAGCCTCGGCCAGTCGGAAAAGGCACTCGATGAACTGCTGACCAACTTCCCGAACCGGGTCTTCGGTTGCCTGTTGCGGGTGATCGTGTTCCCGTTCGGTCGCCGCCACAAAGGCCCGTCAGACAGACTCGGTGCCGAAGTGGCCGCCGTCATCGGTCGGGCCAAGGGCGATCCGGCGCTGGAAGAACTGCTTGCCGGCTGCTATCGCCCACAATCGGCGGATGACGCAGTCGGTGCTCTGCAACATGCCTGCGATCAGTTGAACGCTGCGCAACCGCTGCACAAAAAGCTGCATACGTCGCTCAAAAGTGGCCAGGTCAAACCGGTCGCCGGCGAACACGCCATCGATGCGGCACTGGAAGCCGGCGTGCTGCAAGCCGTGGAAGCCCAGACCCTGCGTGATGCCGAAGCGGCGCGGCGCAAGGTGATCGATGTCGATGACTTTGACAAAGAGGAACTGAAACCGGCGCTGGGGAAAGTCCGCTGATTCCTTCAATCAGTGAAAAACGGGCGCAGGGGCTTTATACTCCCGCGCCCGTTTTGCTCTTGAGGACTTATCTCGTGTCCAATGTCGTTGCCGATCATCTGGTTTTGCTCGACCACCTGCGCAGTATCCTGGTCGCCGTAGGTGAGGCCGATCAGGTTCCCGAAGAAAGCCATGCCCTGTTCCTGGAGCGTTTCGACGAACTGCTGGCGTCACTGCCGATCGAGCCGATCGAAAGCCAATACCTGGGCCAGGACATCCTGACTCAAGTGATTACCCGCTATCCGCAAATTGCCCACCTGATCCCGCGGGATCTGTTGTGGTTCTTCGCCGGCGACTGCCTGCACTACCTGTCCGACGAAGAAATCGACCTGTATCAGACGCTGGAAGAGCGCCGTTACGAAGCCGAACAGAACGACGAACCGTTCGACTGGAACCAGGAAAAACAGCTGCTGGCGATGTCCGCCCAGGACAGCAAGCACTGATTTTCGCCCGATAAAAAAAGGCCCGCATGGTGATCCATGCGGGCCTTTTTCATGTAGTCAAAGCAGCCCTTCACTTTCAGGCAGTTCGTACTCGGCCAAGGCTTTTGAAACAGTGGATTTTCCCGGTTTGCTCAATGTCGGCTCTTTCTCCAGACACTCCACCAGATAATCAATGAACACCCGCAGCTTCGGTGGCAGATAGCGTGTCGGCGAGTGCAGCAACCATAACCCACCGTGATAAGACGCCAGGAATGTCCAGTCCGGCAGGACTTGCACGACCAGCCCCTGTTCCAGGGCATAACGAGCCGTGAAATACGGCAGGCTGCCGATACCGATGTGCTGCAGAACAGCCCCAAGGCGCACGCCGGTGTGATTGGCGGCATACCGGCCACGCACGCCGACCGTCACGGCTTTGCTGCCCTTCTTGAATTTCCAGCGCGCATCGCTCGGGGTTTCGCCCAGATAGATGCAGCTGTGATTGAGCAAGTCATGGGGATGAGTCGGTGTGCCATGTTCGGCCAGGTATTGCGGGGTCGCGCAGAGCAAATGGTCGATGGTCAGCAACTGTCGCCCGACCAGCCCTGCCGGCGGCCGCTCCGTAATCCGAATCGCCAGATCGACATGATCGTCGATCAGGTCCACTTGTCGGTCTTCCAGCAGCAATTCCACATCGACCTTTGGATAGCGACGAAGAAACTCCGGCATGTGCGGATGAATCACGAAGCGCCCGACCGCTTTCGGCACGCTGACCCGCACCAGTCCCTCGGCTTCGTGGGTGAACTGACCGCTGATTTCCATTACTGACCGGGCCGCACTGACCATTTCCTGACAGCGCTTGAACACTTCTTCTCCACCATCGCTCAAGCGCAATTTGCGTGTGGTGCGTTGCAGCAACCGTGTGGCCAATGCCTTCTCCAGCCGGGAAATGCTGCGACTGACCGCCGAGGGCGACGAGCCCAATTGGCGAGCGGCTTCAGAGAAGCTGCCGGTCTCCACGACCTTGACGAAGATC includes the following:
- a CDS encoding DUF2062 domain-containing protein, yielding MPRRLFKRYMPDPTSIREHKSLRFLGTLLHDPNLWHLNRHSVARAMAVGLFAAFLPIPAQMLVAAVLAIMVRGNMPIAVSLVWLTNPITMPAVFFCTYQAGAWLMDVPARTLPDELTWEWISGELSTLWQPFLLGSVVVGLVLGALAYCLVMMYWRWWVARQWARRKKSRRS
- a CDS encoding ABC transporter permease, coding for MSSELRPNLVALNTIVYREVRRFTRIWPQTLLPPAITMVLYFVIFGNLIGKQIGGMGGFSYMEYIVPGLIMMSVITNSYGNVVSSFFGSKFQRSIEELMVSPVSPHTILIGYTLGGVLRGLMVGVIVTILSLFFTSLQVHHLGVTVLVVVLTATIFSLLGFINAVFARNFDDISIIPTFVLTPLTYLGGVFYSITLLPPFWQTVSLANPVLHMVNAFRYGILGVSDIRIGIAITFMLVATVVLYFGCARLLVSGRGMRT
- a CDS encoding ABC transporter ATP-binding protein, yielding MSSALSIRQLTKTYGNGFQALSGIDLDVAEGDFFALLGPNGAGKSTTIGILSTLVNKTSGTVNIFGHDLDKNPAALKRSIGVVPQEFNFNQFEKTFDIVVTQAGYYGIPAKIAKERAEQYLTQLGLWDKRDVPSRSLSGGMKRRLMIARALVHEPRLLILDEPTAGVDIELRRSMWTFLTELNQKGITIILTTHYLEEAEQLCRNIGIIDHGTIVENTSMRQLLGQLHVETFLLDLKNDLAVAPQLVGYPSRLVDAHTLEVQVDKSMGITALFGQLALQNIEVLSLRNKTNRLEELFVSLVEKNLSKVAV
- a CDS encoding glutathione S-transferase family protein, yielding MLKIWGRKNSSNVRKPLWAAEELGLAYEAIDAGGAFGVVDTPEYRAMNPNGRVPVIQDDGFVLWESNAIVRYLLAKHAADTAWYPTDPQTRATADKWMDWTTSSFAGPFRTVFWGVLRTPADKQDWPAIHAAIKECEGLLAMADQALKNQPYLSGSEIGMGDIPLGSFIYAWFEMPIERAPMPHLEAWYARLKQRPAYRKAVMTALT
- a CDS encoding transglutaminase-like domain-containing protein → MREYLSPGRFIDSDHPSVVEFAEQHRGTSRDPLAQAISLYYAVREAVRYNMYTFSRDPQTLRGSYALAAGESYCVPKATLLAGCARHCGIPARIGLADVKNHLSTPRLLELLRSEVFAMHGYTELFLNERWVKATPAFNQKLCEMFNVAPLEFDGMNDSVFHPYNSDGALLMEYLVDHGQFADVPESFFFEHLHKCYPHLFNDQQTPLSSDMRGNVGSR
- a CDS encoding acyl-CoA dehydrogenase, which codes for MLLLWILVLIVGVAYLAHRRIAPLPALGIVAAYLLAMGIFSHAPGWLLLIFWVVLALVAAPLLLPDLRRKHFTAPLFSWFQKTLPPMSQTERDAIDAGTVWWDGELFSGRPDWDKLLSYPKAQLSDEEQAFIDGPTEELCAMVTDWQIGQSMDLPPEAWTHIKEHGFFALIIPKEFGGKGFSAYAHSQVAMKLATRSGDLASTVMVPNSLGPAELLLHYGTDEQRNHYLPRLARGDDIPCFALTGPLAGSDAGAMPDTGIICKGQWEGQETLGLRLNWEKRYITLGPVATLLGLAFKAYDPDHLLGDKEDLGISLALIPTDTPGVEIGRRHLPLGAAFMNGPNSGKDVFIPLDFLIGGQDMLGKGWMMLMNCLSVGRSISLPAVGTGAAKFTSLVTGQYAQIREQFNVPLSAFEGIQEAMARIGGNAWMMDAARMLTANAVDLGEKPSVLSAILKYHLTERGRECISHAMDVHGGKAIIMGPNNYLGRSWNGAPIFITVEGANILSRNLMIFGQGAIRCHPFVLKEMALAGREDKDQALKEFDGLLLKHIGFAVSNAASTLVLNLGFGHFEHAPGDKLSQGYFRALNRQAAAFAMLADLSMMLLGGELKRRERLSARLGDVLSNLYLASAALKRYHDLDSPAYMEPLFTWAMEESLGQSEKALDELLTNFPNRVFGCLLRVIVFPFGRRHKGPSDRLGAEVAAVIGRAKGDPALEELLAGCYRPQSADDAVGALQHACDQLNAAQPLHKKLHTSLKSGQVKPVAGEHAIDAALEAGVLQAVEAQTLRDAEAARRKVIDVDDFDKEELKPALGKVR
- a CDS encoding PA2817 family protein, coding for MSNVVADHLVLLDHLRSILVAVGEADQVPEESHALFLERFDELLASLPIEPIESQYLGQDILTQVITRYPQIAHLIPRDLLWFFAGDCLHYLSDEEIDLYQTLEERRYEAEQNDEPFDWNQEKQLLAMSAQDSKH
- a CDS encoding LysR family transcriptional regulator gives rise to the protein MSINLPLPLLGEMAIFVKVVETGSFSEAARQLGSSPSAVSRSISRLEKALATRLLQRTTRKLRLSDGGEEVFKRCQEMVSAARSVMEISGQFTHEAEGLVRVSVPKAVGRFVIHPHMPEFLRRYPKVDVELLLEDRQVDLIDDHVDLAIRITERPPAGLVGRQLLTIDHLLCATPQYLAEHGTPTHPHDLLNHSCIYLGETPSDARWKFKKGSKAVTVGVRGRYAANHTGVRLGAVLQHIGIGSLPYFTARYALEQGLVVQVLPDWTFLASYHGGLWLLHSPTRYLPPKLRVFIDYLVECLEKEPTLSKPGKSTVSKALAEYELPESEGLL